The following proteins are co-located in the Salvelinus fontinalis isolate EN_2023a chromosome 41, ASM2944872v1, whole genome shotgun sequence genome:
- the LOC129840729 gene encoding SH2 domain-containing adapter protein F-like, protein MAKWLKDYLNFGSRRDAPQLPRPDYTESEILRAYRAQKDLDFEDPYQSAEKPQNGCYGGCRGTVSLHAFPAFASVLPNDAEVKVVSPKHRLIKVDSQEFSRSKIPLSPVTIHQEPVLPSAPAAVGNSDTDYSDPFDARPVPRLRADWEPNPSPHLILGLSPITSPTLVAFSPNPILGLSLRPGDSSSYMEPFEAQRVITELQQGPERGQPGVGSERVVVGIGDQLYDDPYDERTRHRHRGAPPQQQGREFLRDKQIEVRESRLPQDDERPAEEYDQPWEWKKDNISKALAVKFEGAEWEKSLAQSDQAKLPRTSPTAPASLRRPGDTPPILGERVDPCLPLERQVWYHGAVSRAEAETLLTLCKESSYLVRKSQTCPQDYSLSLRSCQGFMHMKFTRSSESRYVLGENSPPFSSVPEVIHYYTKHKLPIRGAEHLSLLYPVIVQTL, encoded by the exons ATGGCAAAGTGGTTAAAGGACTACCTGAACTTCGGCAGCCGTCGTGACGCCCCCCAGCTTCCGCGTCCTGACTACACAGAGAGTGAGATCCTGAGGGCCTACAGAGCCCAGAAAGACCTGGACTTTGAAGACCCCTACCAGAGCGCAGAGAAACCACAAAATGGCTGCTACGGTGGCTGCAGGGGGACAGTAAGCCTGCATGCATTTCCCGCCTTCGCTTCTgtccttcccaacgatgcagag GTGAAGGTGGTGTCTCCCAAACACAGGCTGATCAAGGTGGATTCTCAGGAGTTCAGTCGCAGTAAGATCCCCCTGAGCCCCGTCACCATCCACCAAGAACCG GTGCTTCCCTCTGCTCCTGCAGCAGTAGGGAACTCCGACACTGACTACTCGGACCCGTTTGATGCCAGACCAGTTCCACGGCTTAGAGCAGATTGGGAGCCTAACCCTAGCCCACACCTTATCTTGGGCCTCAGCCCCATCACCAGTCCTACCCTGGTAGCCTTCAGCCCTAACCCTATCCTAGGTCTCAGTCTCCGTCCAGGGGACAGCAGCAGCTACATGGAACCCTTTGAAGCCCAGAGGGTCATCACAG AGCTCCAGCAGGGCCCAGAGCGGGGCCAGCCAGGAGTGGGCAGTGAAAGGGTTGTGGTTGGGATTGGAGATCAACTCTATGATGACCCCTACGATGAGAGGACTCGACATCGCCACCGGGGGGCGCCACCGCAGCAGCAGGGGAGAGAGTTCCTCAGGGACAAACAG atTGAGGTCAGAGAGAGCAGGCTGCCCCAGGACGATGAGAGACCAGCAGAGGAGTACGACCAGCCCTGGGAATGGAAGAAGGACAACATCTCCAAAGCTCTAGCAG TGAAGTTTGAGGGGGCAGAGTGGGAGAAGTCGTTAGCCCAGTCAGACCAGGCCAAACTACCCAGGACCAGCCCCACAGCCCCAGCCAGCCTTCGGAGGCCTGGTGACACCCCCCCTATCctgggtgagagagtggaccCCTGCCTGCCCCTGGAGAGACAGGT GTGGTACCACGGTGCTGTGAGTCGTGCGGAGGCAGAGACTCTACTGACGTTGTGCAAAGAGAGTTCCTACCTGGTGAGGAAGAGCCAGACCTGCCCACAagactactctctctccctcag GAGTTGTCAGGGCTTCATGCATATGAAGTTCACTCGGAGTTCAGAGAGTCGTTACGTCCTGGGAGAGAACAGTCCTCCATTCTCCTCTGTACCAGAGGTCATTCACTACTACACCAAGCACAAACTACCTATCAGAGGAGCTGAACACCTGTCTCTGCTCTACCCTGTCATAGTACAGACCCTCTGA
- the LOC129840732 gene encoding testicular haploid expressed gene protein-like yields MTSRMVQLAQPKPNLLRFPDRRSVYWLDELPPERNGSTTTFELTPHWSQLCGRKQLHSGFEQSRSSPQWEVSVAALSAYPSNRVCSLALPRLPTAGWEYDRPLLASLSTAVQTAVASPRVCQLACPKRRQGLYSPHSSKTSLAPPHPAATSSRLQLLAIPKSVHPQYAQDRPVIWPVPGPVRKAVASERVQVLSQPNQRKALFQGYNPYTVTLAARSASASPRLQRT; encoded by the exons ATGACTTCCCGGATGGTGCAACTCGCTCAGCCCAAACCCAACCTGCTCCGATTCCCTGACCG ACGGTCAGTCTACTGGCTAGATGAACTCCCACCTGAAAGAAATGGCTCCACCACCACGTTTG AGTTGACGCCCCACTGGTCCCAGCTGTGTGGTAGGAAGCAGCTTCATTCTGGGTTCGAACAGAGCAG atCATCTCCCCAATGGGAGGTCAGTGTAGCAGCTCTGAGTGCCTATCCATCCAATAGAGTGTGTTCTCTGGCTTTGCCCCGCCTCCCCACCGCAGGCTGGGAATATGACCGCCCCCTACTGGCCTCC ctgagcACAGCGGTGCAGACTGCAGTAGCCAGTCCTAGGGTCTGCCAGTTGGCCTGTCCCAAGCGGAGGCAGGGTCTCTATTCGCCCCATTCATCCAAGACCTCACTGGCACCCCCCCACCCAGCTGCAACCTCCTCCCGACTACAGCTCCTTGCCA TCCCTAAGTCTGTCCACCCCCAGTATGCCCAGGACCGTCCAGTCATCTGGCCAGTGCCTGGGCCAGTGAGGAAGGCAGTAGCCAGTGAGAGGGTGCAGGTCCTCTCACAGCCCAACCAGCGGAAGGCGCTGTTCCAAGGCTACAACCCGTACACGGTTACGCTAGCTGCACGCTCCGCTAGCGCCTCGCCGCGCCTACAG aggacctga
- the LOC129840730 gene encoding phospholipid phosphatase 2-like, with translation MTELPVHKKNMLILVDVLCVFVAALPSAVLTLMFSPYQRGIYCDDESIRYPYRRDTISHRAMAAVTIPSSIVIITTGEAYLVYSKRLHSNSNFNQYMSALYKVVGTFLFGAAVSQSLTDLAKFTIGRPRPNFLSVCNPTVCSGYMLQLNCTGNPRNVTESRLSFYSGHSAFGMYSMLFLALYVQARMQGKWTRLVRPTVQFFLVSFAVYVGYTRVSDYKHHWSDVLVGLLQGTLIAVLNVCYVSDFFKLRPPPRCPRLEAAEDEHLEAKPGLDPDTQLHDNHYNYTTTSA, from the exons ATGACGGAACTACCAGTTCACAAGAAAAATATGCTGATTCTAGTTGAtgttctctgtgtgtttgtcg CGGCCCTTCCGTCAGCGGTCTTGACGTTAATGTTCAGCCCGTACCAGAGGGGTATCTACTGTGATGACGAGAGCATCAGATATCCTTACAGAAGAGACACCATTTCCCACAGGGCAATGGCTGCAGTCACCATCCCCTCCTCCATAGTCATA ATAACTACAGGAGAAGCGTATCTGGTGTACTCCAAGCGTCTCCACTCCAACTCTAACTTTAACCAGTACATGTCAGCTCTCTACAAG GTGGTGGGGACCTTCCTGTTTGGAGCAGCTGTGAGCCAATCACTGACTGACCTGGCCAAGTTCACCATTGGCAGGCCACGCCCTaacttcctgtctgtgtgtaatCCCACGGTGTGTTCTGGGTACATGCTGCAACTCAACTGTACCGGCAACCCTCGAAACGTCACTgagtccag ATTGTCGTTTTACTCCGGACACTCTGCCTTCGGGATGTACAGCATGCTGTTTCTAGCA ttgtatgtgCAAGCACGTATGCAGGGGAAGTGGACTCGTCTGGTCAGACCCACAGTGCAGTTCTTCCTCGTGTCGTTTGCGGTGTACGTTGGATACACACGGGTTAGCGACTACAAACACCACTGGAGCGACGTACTGGTGGGACTGCTGCAGGGAACTCTCATCGCTGTGCTCAAC GTTTGCTACGTCTCAGATTTTTTTAAGCTCCGCCCCCCTCCTCGCTGCCCACGATTGGAGGCGGCTGAAGACGAGCACCTAGAGGCCAAACCTGGCCTGGATCCAGACACACAACTACACGACAATCACTACAACTACACAACTACTTCAGCCTGA